In a genomic window of Helianthus annuus cultivar XRQ/B chromosome 10, HanXRQr2.0-SUNRISE, whole genome shotgun sequence:
- the LOC110883034 gene encoding uncharacterized protein LOC110883034, producing MENRLQMEVAKVSMLNDLNTYSNYYSIRVKIVSISKKMMNDNKNEIYRLDMIFMDEMGTMIQASCLHKMLGKFKDFLQLDECLLITKPSLATNKSSAKYTKRNDKISLYYTSVEKWLDWSGLKYRFNTVIDWIGYVDICFNLEDTSKKDGSKGQKCLFTLWDGFAIDMFAYMNDKKREKYVVMLCHFGMVNLYKGKRGVANGFELSRLFIDTNIEEISSFKKREISASSSSNEHVGSNVISSVEDEFLNNPDFMLIGFLGTISTTKKVLVLGIITAICTDKLWYYNGCNHCKSGVEERFVTKENADGSFVVDHAKSLVCTNDKCEGVDIYCILRFKIPIREQDSSGTVSLTLFDFEAYKILKKTTKELLSIQDQVVHSGEIPNPIYINFSFALRARIWSMSSMAL from the exons ATGGAGAATCG TCTTCAAATGGAGGTTGCAAAGGTTAGCATGCTTAACGATCTTAATACATACTCAAACTATTATTCAATTAGAGTGAAGATTGTTAGCATttcgaagaagatgatgaatgataacaaaaatgaaatataTCGTCTTGATATGATCTTCATGGATGAGATG GGAACTATGATACAAGCCAGCTGTCTGCATAAGATGCTAGGAAAATTCAAAGACTTCCTTCAGTTGGATGAATGTCTTCTTATCACCAAACCGTCTCTTGCTACTAATAAGTCCTCTGCTAAGTATACCAAGAGAAATGACAAAATATCACTGTATTATACTTCTGTTGAGAAATGGCTTGACTGGTCTGGACTGAAATACCGTTTTAATACAGTTATTG ATTGGATTGGTTATGTGGATATATGTTTCAATCTAGAGGATACATCAAAGAAAGATGGGAGCAAGG GCCAAAAGTGTCTGTTTACTTTGTGGGATGGTTTTGCTATTGACATGTTTGCTTACATGAATGATAAGAAACGAGAGAAATATGTTGTTATGCTTTGTCATTTTGGTATGGTCAACCTTTACAAAG GCAAGCGTGGAGTTGCAAACGGGTTTGAGCTTAGCAGACTTTTTATTGACACTAACATTGAAGAGATATCCTCTTTTAAGAAGAG AGAAATTTCTGCTTCATCTTCATCAAATGAGCATGTTGGTTCAAACGTTATCTCAAGTGTTGAAGATGAGTTTCTTAATAACCCTGATTTCATGCTTATTGGTTTCCTTGGAACCATATCAACG ACAAAGAAGGTTTTGGTTCTTGGCATAATCACAGCTATATGCACTGATAAACTTTGGTATTACAATGGTTGTAACCACTGTAAGTCAGGTGTGGAGGAAAGATTTGTAACGAAAGAAAATGCGGATGGTTCATTTGTTGTTGATCATGCAAAATCATTGGTGTGTACAAATGATAAATGTGAAGGAGTCGACATCTATTGTATTCTGCG GTTCAAGATACCTATTAGGGAGCAAGACTCTTCCGGTACTGTGTCTTTGACACTGTTTGATTTCGAAGCTTACAAGATTCTTAAGAAAACTACCAAAGAGTTGCTTTCAATCCAAGATCAG GTTGTTCATTCTGGAGAGATACCGAACCCAATTTATATTAATTTTAGCTTCGCTTTGCGTGCTAGAATTTGGTCGATGTcgtccatggctttatag